The genomic stretch GTCGAAGTATTGTAATAGCAATTCAAAATTTTTCTCTTGATCAAATGAAGAAAATTACTGAAATTTCGGATTATTCTTTTTTGGAAATTTTAGGTGGTACTTTAGATTACTCTATTTATGAACTATTTGAATTCTATCAGAAAATAAAACCCAGAATTCAGGCTGCTTTGGAACATCCTTTGGAGCTTCTTAATTTAGAAGAGGAAATAGAAAAATTTATGAAAGATAATGCTTTTCTTTCAGAAACTCAATTCTGGGAATTTTTCTCTCTAATTTTAATGCAGACTTTGAATATAAAAAAAGATCCTTCTCTGCTCAATGATATTTTTATATTCTTGGGGGGCATTCGAATGGAACAACCTGGTTTGTCTTCCTACTTAACAAGTAGGCTATTTTTTCAGCTCTATAAGAAAATCTACTTTTGAAGTCTTTCAAATTGTTCAAATACAGATTCTAATTTTCTTTTTCGTATTTCTTGCACTTTTTTTAGTTGCTTTTCTGTGAGTAGATGTTCTGCTGTTAAACCATTTTCTGGCATGATTGTGCCTTTATTTATAGAAGCAAGAATGTTTTTTTTCGTGAGGTAAACTTTCCAATTCAAATTCGGATCTAATTCACGGTATATCCAATCGTACATATTGCCTCCTTGCAAAATAGTAGCTTCCTTGCTGAGTATTAAGTCTTATCTGAATATCGTCATTTTTTCTTTTTTCATGAGTATTTTTTTTAGGATTTCGTCGAATTTTTTTGAGTTTTCGATAACAGCTTTTGAATACTTCACGAATATATGATAACCTAGTATCATGGAAATTACTACTGACATTATGCTTGAATATAAAATAAGAATGATGATGATATTAGTATAAAGTGTTGATTGCATCATAAGTTTTTCGAAAATCCAATTTGCAAATAAAAAAATAAAAAGAAGAATGATCAAAAATCTTAGGTCATATGGTGTTTGAAGGTGTATCAGTTGTGAAATCACTTCTTTCTTGGGGGCTATTTCAATCATAGGGAGGTTCGAAATTGAACTTTTAATTAATTTCGAAAGTTCATATTCTTTTCTACAGATACTACATGCTTCTATGTGTTTCCAAACATCTTCGTTAATATCATCTTGCCAGATTTCTTTTATTCTATGCATTACTTTTCTCCTTTCTACTAATGATGTCTTTTAGTTTGTTTCTTAAAATGAGTTTTCCTCGATAGACGAGGGATTTTATGGTTCCTTCAGGGATTTCGATTTTTTCACTGATTTCTTTATAAGACAATCTCTCGTAGTAACTCAAAATCAAAGGAATACGATATGCATCTGGAAGTTCCATGAGTTCCTTTTGGATTAATGATTGAAGTTCGTTTTTCTCAATCTCTTGTTCTAAATCAGATGTTTCCATCAACTGGCTTTCTAAAAGGTTTTGATCAGAATACGAATCATACTCTAACCATTTTTGAATTTGTTTTTGTTTTTTGATTTTATTGAGTCCTAAATTCAGTGCTAAAGAATAAAGCCATGTAGAAATTTTGGATTTACCATCAAACTTATGATAATTCTCGAAGAACTTCAGAAATACATCTTGAACGAAGTCTTCCACTTCTTCTTTTCTGGTTTTGAACAATCTCAAGCCCAAATTGTAGACCATGCTATAATTCTCTTTGATAATTTTTGTTAAGTTTTCTTTGTCTTTATTCAACACCCTTCTATGTATCTATTTATTTGGTAGTGTGTAAATGTAAAAAATGATCAAACCAATTCCAACAAAAAGAGGTATTAAACCACCAATAAGACTTAAATTCATACCATAAATCGAAAAAAAGACAAGTGTGATTGGAATACCTGTGGAAAGAGCTAAAATTCCAACCAATAAAATAAAAGGTCGAAAATTTTGAATCTGAATCGGCTGATAATTGCCCGTTTCAATCAAAAACCTTTTGTAGTCAAAATACCATTTAAAAAACATTATCAATACAATTCCACCCATAATAATCCCACTTATAGGTATTAAAGGAATTAACAACTTAGAGATTGCTTCAATTATTTCCATAGAAATTTTGATTTCTATCTTTATTTAAATTAGAAACAAAAAATTTACAAAAGTTGTGATTTTTTATGAAAGAAAAGGAAAAGTTTTTACAACGTTTGGTATATGAATTAGAAACCAGAAAAAAAAGATTACATTATCGGAATTTAAATCCCAAAATTCACACTCGGATTGATTTTTCATCAAATGATTACTTAGGATTAAATCACAAGGGGATTTTGTTAAAATTCTTAAAAGAAGTCTTAGATGATTTTCACGATACAGTGGGAAGCACAGGCTCACGCTTGATTTCAGGTCATAGAGATATCTTTGAATTGATTGAAAAAAAGTTTTCTTTGCTTGTGGATGTTCCAGATTCTCTTTTATTTCATAGTGGTTATGTGGGGAATTTATCTACGATTGAAGCTCTTATCTCACCTCGTGATGTTGCCTTTGTTGATCGTTTATCTCATGCAAGCATCATTGATGGTGTAAGGATTTCCAAAGCGAAAAAAATATATTTTCATCATAACGATCTTCAACATCTGGAAGACTTATTAAAAAAAACCAGGAGAAACCCAAAAAGTGAATTTTGGATTTTTACAGAAGCCGTTTTTAGCATGGATGGAGACGTCCCACCTTTGGTTGAGTTATTAGAACTTTGTGAAAAATACTCATGCAATTTATTTTTAGACGAAGCTCATAGTATTGGTGTTTACGGGAAGTCAGGGAAAGGTCTTGCTTATGATTTGGGGGTTCAAAAACAGGTTAGCGTTTTAGTTTTTCCCATGGGTAAAGCTCCAGGAGTGATGGGTTGTTTTGTTAGTGGCGAAACTATCTTAAAAGAATATCTGATTAATTTTGCAAGAGGATTCATTTATTCAACTGCGCAACCGATTTTTTTAGTTCCTTTATTGGGAAAGGTTATCGACTTTTTGGAGTCTGATGAGGCAGAAAGATATCGAAGCCATTTGTGGGATTTATCAAACTATGCCAGAGAAAATTTAAAGTTAATGGGATTTCATATCCTAAATTCGGTTACTCAGATTATACCCGTCCTCATTCCCGATGAAGAAAAATTGATGGCTGTTGTAAATGAACTTAGGAAGAGATTTGATGTAGTAGCTATACGTCCTCCCACAGTTCCTGTTGGTTCATCTCGAATACGTGTCAATCTTCATGCACACAATACAAAAGATGAAGTAGATGAGCTTTTAGAAGCATTTTTAAAATTGAGGGATAAATTTCTTTTTTAAGATGTCAATTCAGAGATTCTAAGAATGTTTTCCCGTTGCATATCTGATAACTCAGTTGAAAAAAAGTTATTTCGTTTTACTATCTCTCCGTAAAAAAACGTTTTGAATTTGTTTTCTATGTTCCACGTTGTCGAGTACGCTAAGTGATTTCTCATCTCTTGAGATTTTGGTTTTTCTTGTACGAGATGAGAGAATAAATCTTTGGAAAAATCCCTTTTTTTATTCTTTTGGCTTTTAAATTTATGAAAATCATGAACGTTGGGTTTTTTTTCTTTCGGTGTTTCGTAATGGGTTTTCTCTGGAAGAATCAACTTTTTAACTATCATACCATCTCCTTTTTATGTAATAATACTAATCAGATATTTAGTTTTCAAATGACAAGTATTTTTTCATTCTTTATCAATAGAATATCAGAGCTATCCGACAAAAATGATATGAAACAACCGAAAAAGAGAAATTTTTTTTTCTTTTCCGTTGCTTTTTTTTGTTTTTTGAGCTTTCGTGTTTCTATTGCTCAAGAGGATTTTGTCAATATAGGAACCATAGTATCCATCCACAATAAAGATTACTTTACTATGAAGGTGGATGATGATTATGAAGTAAGTTTCTTGAAGTCTCTCATATTCCAAAAGCAAGAGCTATATCTTTTGAAAGAAAATGAAATCCATCAATGTTTTCAAGGAGTGAATTTGTTTATTCAAAATTCAAAGTTATATCTAAATTTGATAAAAGTGCCATGTAAATATGAAAAACCCATTTCTTCGAATGAGTATTTTCTTGGTAGAATTTCAATGCTTAAACAAAAAAAAGATGTAACACTTGATGATTTCGTAGCAAAGCAAAATCAAGATATAACCCAAGTTCGTGAGATCATCCATCCAGTGGATAAGAAAATCATGATATATGTGCCAGAAGGATATTTGTTATATGGTCAAGGCGATGATCCAAATGAGTCATCCTTCAATATTTACTATCATCAGTGGAACTTAGAGAATCTGCCTAAAATCTCTGCTTTTTATATAGATAAATACGAGGTTACAAATCAAGAGTTTTATATCTTTTGTCGAAGGACTCAATATCCATGTCCTGATTTTCTTTATCGTTTGTCTTACGAGGAACGAAATCACCCATTCATTCATGCAACATACAAAGATGTAGAGGCTTATGCTCGTTGGACAGGTAAGCAAATCCCAACAGAATGGGAGTGGGAGTACGCAGCAAGAGGTGATTTAGAAAGAGTGCTTAATCATTCTTTGATGCCATCTCAGTATCTTGATTTCCCTTCCCAGATTGAAAATTGTAATACCTTAGAAAAGTGGCAAAAAGAAGGAAACTTACCCAAAGTGATAGATGTTTATCAACTTACTGACATTAATTTTCGCGGTATTGTTGGAATGTGTGGAAATGCCATTGAATGGACAAGTTCTTATTTTATTCCTTATCCAGGAAGTCGCTTCTCAAAAGAAATTTATCAACGACTGAGTGGTAAGTTTTTTTATGTGCTTCGAGGAGGAAGCTATCACCTTCCCCTTGAAAAGGCAAAGGTTTTTCATCGAACGATTGTTGGTTCAAATGATTTGTTGAATGGAAAAGGAGGATTTCGCTTACTAATTCGTAGCAAGTGAGATTGTTTTTTCTTGAATTTCTTTCGCAGTCTTTTTCTTGTATCCAAGTAGAGAATAAATCTCCGTTGGTTCAGTTTTCCCCTTCAGAAGAAAACTTCCGACTCTTTTAATAACAAAAATTTCGTTCGTTTGAGGTAGTTTTAGTTTGTTTTGTTTTTCATTACAAAGATAGAATGTGTGGTGATCAAATAAGATTTTGTTTTTTGTTTCTTTTGTTAAATCTTGAATGCGAGAAGCTGTATTTACTGGATCCCCCATGACGGCATACTTCATTCTTCGGATAGAGCCAATATTGCCTGCAAAGACTTTTCCGGAAGCAATACCAATCCCAAAATCCACTTTTTCAGTTACGTATTGATTAAATCCTTTGATGTATTCAGCTATTTCGATGGCTGTTTTAAGGGCATTGAATTGATCATTAAAAGTAGGAACAGGACATCCAAAAGTCGCTAATAAACCATCCCCCAAAAGTTCATTCACAGAACCTTGATTATTAAAAATAATGTCCATTAAATCAGAAAACAAATTACTGATAAAGTTTGCGTAGTTTTTCGGTCCCATCCTTTCTGCGATTGTAGTAGAACCACGAACATCGAAAAACATGATAGTGCTTTCTACAATATCACCACCTAATTCTGCTGGTATCTCCTCGTTAAGGATTTTCTCTACTAAGTCAGCAGAGAAGTATCTCAATAACCTTTGTTTTTCTTTTTCCAACTTTTTATTTAATTCATCGATGGTTCTACGAGATTCTAATAGTTCCAAGGCAGTTTGAATTTTCATAATGAGATCCGCCATTTTGATGGGTTTTCCTATAAATTCATTTGCACCATTCGATAAAGTGATGATTTTGATTTCTTCAGAAGTATCGGCTGACATAACGAAAATAGGGATCAAATCAAACTCAGGAATTTTTCGGATTTCTTTTAAGATTTCTAAGCCTGGGATGGAAGGAAGATAGATGTCTAAAAGTATAAGATCAGGTTTGTATTTATGGACAGCATTTAAACCTTCATGGCCATCGGCTTCTACATAGATTTGATAACCCCACATAGAAATGAAATTTTTTAACAATTCGGCTTGAGAGACATCGTCTTCAATAATAAGGATTTTATATACCTTTTGATTGTTGATTGTGTTCATTTAAATCAAAGATAATTGGTAAAAAGGATGCTGTTTGATTCTTTCCAACATCTGGTCATTAGCAAATTTGATGATAACATCTCCTTCACCGCCTAAACTTTTGTAAATTTGATTGGCTTTTTGATAGTTCGTGGGTTCTATCGGAATGTGAAGTAATTCCATTGCACAAATCGAAGAAATAAACGTGATTTTCTCTAAATCACTTTGAAGCTCCTCTACTTTTGTATGAGTTCCAATTCCACAACAGCGAATTAATTCCTCGGGTAATTTCCAATCTGCTGAGACTTTTTTTCCTAACTCACTATGATTGATACCATAAGATTTTTGTTCGATTTCTGTTAAATCAAACTCATTTTCTTCACATTCTTGGATGATTAAGGCATAGTGATCAGACTTGTTCACAGCCAAAATACTCATACCAATTTTATGGAGCAAAGCCGCTAAAAAAACTTCTTCTTTAATGCTTTCTTTTTTTAAATCAATAGCTATTTCTTTCGCTAAAAGAGCAGAAACAATGGGAAGAGCATTCGTGTATTTTTTCAGGATAGGATGTTTTATTTTTTCATTCAAACCCTTAGTTCCCAAGAAAATAATGAGATTTTTTAGGGCTTTCAAACCTAATAATGCCGTGGCATCTCGAAGAACTTTCACTCTTCCAGAACGACCATAGTAGGCTGAGTTTGCAACCTTTAGTATTTCTGCAGTAATACCTTTGTCGGGAGCTACAATCTTCTCAATGTCTTGTGTGTTTGCTGTCGGTGAATTGTGATCATATTGCATAACTTGCAACACAACTTGTGGAAGGGGTGGAATAGAAAATTCTTTTATGTTTGTCATAGTAGTATAAATTTTTTTATTAAGAAAATTGGCAATAATTATTCTTATAATTAAATAAAATTCTTTACATTCTAATTATTTTATTTCTCAGAAGATCAAACCGAAAAGATTATTTCTTCAGACCGTTATAAAAATATTTTTCTTTTTGATGAAGAACAAGAACAAAAAGAAAAAAACAATCAAAAAGATTGTTATTCCTGCGATCAACAATCCTAAACGTAATGAATTTGATGAAAATACAAGTTCGATTTGATTTTCTCCTTTTGGAACGAAAATTCCCATTCCAATTATGTTGGTATTATGAATTTTTGTTTCATTACCATTGATTTTGGCGATCCAACTTGGATAGAATAAATTCCAAATGACCAAAAAACTTTCTTCTTGGGTTGATGTTTTTAAGATCAATTTGGTTGGGGTCTCTTCTATCAATTCCACTTTTGAATGGTGATTTTGAAAAAACTCTTTTTCAAAAATTTCTTTGGTATGAACATAAGATAAGTTCCGAAAGTCAATATTGTTGGAGTTCAGAATTTCCCATAATTTTTCTTTTGTTGTTGTGGTGATTCTTTTAGGAAAAAATGCTTTTGGGACAGGGTGTTGATATCGTAGAAACAAATGATCCTCCATTAAATGGATTTTCAGTTCTGGATTGGTAAAGTAATCTTTTAATAGTATTTTAGGATCTAAAATTTCTGTTTTGTTTCCATCAGAGATTTCAATTCCGTATAAATGAATGACTGCAGATTCAAGAAGTTCGAAATGGATTTCCAGATCTTGTTTTGTTGTGTTTATGGGAATGAGGACTTTGTATAGGTTATCACAGTCTTTTAGGTTTTTTCTTTGGATTTGATATGGTGAAGTAATTTCACAATTATTTTTGAAGTTGGATATATCTTTTTGATAGTAAAATTCTTTTTGTATTTGAAGCTTTGGGAAGGAAATTGTTAGAATTTTTCTTTGATTAGAGTGATTCATTTTTTCTGCACTCAAATAAAAAATCATGGTTTGGATGAAAGAATGAGAGTAAAATTCTTTGGGAACACTGATTTCAAACTTTGTTTTTTTATGGTGATCTAAGATAAGGGGGAAAATCAGAAATGGATCAAGTTGCATCTTCTCATAGTAGTGATGGGAATGCCCTTTTATTTGAAATAAATATAAGCCAATATTCCATTGTTTTATGTTTAAGGGAAACTTGTAGAAGTGAATCATTAAGTAGCCAATCTCTAAAGGTAATAAAGGATTATTAAAATTTACACTTTTGTAGCCATGTAAAGAGTTCCAGTTCGAATGCATGCTGAGCCAACTGCAGTTTTTAATATCATATCGAACACAAAAGGAATTCCGAAAATATCGATAATTTTTTAAATCAATTTTTTCTTCTTGAAGGAATGATTGAAGGTCTTTGCTTTCTGTATTGATTTTTTCTTCTACTTGATGATCAAATGTATAGACTAAAGCATCCGAATATTGAATATTTAAACCTAAATCAAGTAATAGGACAAAGAATAAAGAAATGGCTTTGAGTTGATGTTCTAGATTGATCAAAAATACAATCAAAATGCTCAAAAGGATCAGCCATTGAAAAGTGATTCCATTGTTATCTTTGAAGCTTAAGGTGAAATAATTAATGTTAAAATATTGTTCTTGTAGTTCTTTAAAGAAATAGATGTATAAGAAAAAGAAACCAATGAAAAGAATAAATAAACCAAAAAAATACTTTTTAAATCTTTGATCTGAGAGGTGTTGGAATCCAATTGCTGTTATCAAACTCACTAAAAAAGTTATTTCCAAGAAATGGCGTGATGGTCCTCGGAAGCGATTCAAAATGGGAATGTTATATACAATCTTCGAGAAAAAGGTTTGGCTACCTAATGCCCAGATGAAGTATAAGATCAAAGAAAAGATTATAAAGTATCTTAAACTTTTTTTGTTAATTTTATTGATAAAAAAAACAAAAAATAATGGTAGTAGTCCAAAATAACGAAATTGTTCATGGAAGTTATGAATTATGCCTTTAAACTCTGGCTCAATATACGTGAACAAAAATTTTTCTGAACTTATCCCTCCCCAAAAAAAAGGATAAATGAAATGGATTAAATTTCTTAAGGGAAATTCAAAATCATTGAGTCGACTGAAAGTTATGAATTTTTTTCGTAGAGTAAAACTTAACAGCTCCCATTGAGGTAGCAACGCATAAGCAGTAAGTAGTAAACTTAAAATCACACCTCCCAGAAAATAAAAAAAAAGTTTATAGTCCCTTTGTTCAAAAACAAAAAAAACCAAAAAAAAGAAATTAAAAATCAAACTATAAGCAAAGAACTGAGGATGCCCTACAAGAAAGTGAAGAGCCAAAACCAAAACCCAAAGAAAGAAAAGAAAAGCTTTTCTTTCATTAAGAAAACGATAAAAAAAATAAAAGTTTGCAGGCAAATAACTAGAACCTGCCAACACACTCATCATGCTGATTTGTCCAGCCATGCTACCAGATAGAGAAAACACTATTCCAGCGGCAAAAGAACCAACAAAATGATTTGTGATGTAATAAGCCGTAAGAAACGTAAAATAAGCACCAATTAGTAAATAATGCAAAATATAAAAATCAAAAGCTTTGTATGATTTTGGGAAAAGGTATTTAAAGGGATAGAAAAACTGCCATTGGGGTTCAGCAAAAGCAGGAAAGCCATACCCAACATTCAAATTCCATATCTCTCTTTCTACAAAGTAAACATAAAACTGTGCAAAATTATCATGAGTAATGAAGTGATGATTTAATAAGTAAATTTTATAAAAAATAAAAACAAAAATAAAAAAATACAAAAACAAAGGAACAATAAAAACAGAAAAAAGCTTTTTCATAATGGTTTTCTTAATTTCTACCTACTAACTTTTGGGGTTCTAAGAGATCTTCGATGCGGTAAGCAGAAACTTGGTAGTATTGATCCTT from Leptospiraceae bacterium encodes the following:
- a CDS encoding RNA polymerase sigma factor codes for the protein MLNKDKENLTKIIKENYSMVYNLGLRLFKTRKEEVEDFVQDVFLKFFENYHKFDGKSKISTWLYSLALNLGLNKIKKQKQIQKWLEYDSYSDQNLLESQLMETSDLEQEIEKNELQSLIQKELMELPDAYRIPLILSYYERLSYKEISEKIEIPEGTIKSLVYRGKLILRNKLKDIISRKEKSNA
- a CDS encoding pyridoxal phosphate-dependent aminotransferase family protein, giving the protein MKEKEKFLQRLVYELETRKKRLHYRNLNPKIHTRIDFSSNDYLGLNHKGILLKFLKEVLDDFHDTVGSTGSRLISGHRDIFELIEKKFSLLVDVPDSLLFHSGYVGNLSTIEALISPRDVAFVDRLSHASIIDGVRISKAKKIYFHHNDLQHLEDLLKKTRRNPKSEFWIFTEAVFSMDGDVPPLVELLELCEKYSCNLFLDEAHSIGVYGKSGKGLAYDLGVQKQVSVLVFPMGKAPGVMGCFVSGETILKEYLINFARGFIYSTAQPIFLVPLLGKVIDFLESDEAERYRSHLWDLSNYARENLKLMGFHILNSVTQIIPVLIPDEEKLMAVVNELRKRFDVVAIRPPTVPVGSSRIRVNLHAHNTKDEVDELLEAFLKLRDKFLF
- a CDS encoding formylglycine-generating enzyme family protein, with product MKQPKKRNFFFFSVAFFCFLSFRVSIAQEDFVNIGTIVSIHNKDYFTMKVDDDYEVSFLKSLIFQKQELYLLKENEIHQCFQGVNLFIQNSKLYLNLIKVPCKYEKPISSNEYFLGRISMLKQKKDVTLDDFVAKQNQDITQVREIIHPVDKKIMIYVPEGYLLYGQGDDPNESSFNIYYHQWNLENLPKISAFYIDKYEVTNQEFYIFCRRTQYPCPDFLYRLSYEERNHPFIHATYKDVEAYARWTGKQIPTEWEWEYAARGDLERVLNHSLMPSQYLDFPSQIENCNTLEKWQKEGNLPKVIDVYQLTDINFRGIVGMCGNAIEWTSSYFIPYPGSRFSKEIYQRLSGKFFYVLRGGSYHLPLEKAKVFHRTIVGSNDLLNGKGGFRLLIRSK
- a CDS encoding adenylate/guanylate cyclase domain-containing response regulator — encoded protein: MNTINNQKVYKILIIEDDVSQAELLKNFISMWGYQIYVEADGHEGLNAVHKYKPDLILLDIYLPSIPGLEILKEIRKIPEFDLIPIFVMSADTSEEIKIITLSNGANEFIGKPIKMADLIMKIQTALELLESRRTIDELNKKLEKEKQRLLRYFSADLVEKILNEEIPAELGGDIVESTIMFFDVRGSTTIAERMGPKNYANFISNLFSDLMDIIFNNQGSVNELLGDGLLATFGCPVPTFNDQFNALKTAIEIAEYIKGFNQYVTEKVDFGIGIASGKVFAGNIGSIRRMKYAVMGDPVNTASRIQDLTKETKNKILFDHHTFYLCNEKQNKLKLPQTNEIFVIKRVGSFLLKGKTEPTEIYSLLGYKKKTAKEIQEKTISLATN
- a CDS encoding HDOD domain-containing protein translates to MTNIKEFSIPPLPQVVLQVMQYDHNSPTANTQDIEKIVAPDKGITAEILKVANSAYYGRSGRVKVLRDATALLGLKALKNLIIFLGTKGLNEKIKHPILKKYTNALPIVSALLAKEIAIDLKKESIKEEVFLAALLHKIGMSILAVNKSDHYALIIQECEENEFDLTEIEQKSYGINHSELGKKVSADWKLPEELIRCCGIGTHTKVEELQSDLEKITFISSICAMELLHIPIEPTNYQKANQIYKSLGGEGDVIIKFANDQMLERIKQHPFYQLSLI
- a CDS encoding YfhO family protein; the encoded protein is MKKLFSVFIVPLFLYFFIFVFIFYKIYLLNHHFITHDNFAQFYVYFVEREIWNLNVGYGFPAFAEPQWQFFYPFKYLFPKSYKAFDFYILHYLLIGAYFTFLTAYYITNHFVGSFAAGIVFSLSGSMAGQISMMSVLAGSSYLPANFYFFYRFLNERKAFLFFLWVLVLALHFLVGHPQFFAYSLIFNFFFLVFFVFEQRDYKLFFYFLGGVILSLLLTAYALLPQWELLSFTLRKKFITFSRLNDFEFPLRNLIHFIYPFFWGGISSEKFLFTYIEPEFKGIIHNFHEQFRYFGLLPLFFVFFINKINKKSLRYFIIFSLILYFIWALGSQTFFSKIVYNIPILNRFRGPSRHFLEITFLVSLITAIGFQHLSDQRFKKYFFGLFILFIGFFFLYIYFFKELQEQYFNINYFTLSFKDNNGITFQWLILLSILIVFLINLEHQLKAISLFFVLLLDLGLNIQYSDALVYTFDHQVEEKINTESKDLQSFLQEEKIDLKNYRYFRNSFCVRYDIKNCSWLSMHSNWNSLHGYKSVNFNNPLLPLEIGYLMIHFYKFPLNIKQWNIGLYLFQIKGHSHHYYEKMQLDPFLIFPLILDHHKKTKFEISVPKEFYSHSFIQTMIFYLSAEKMNHSNQRKILTISFPKLQIQKEFYYQKDISNFKNNCEITSPYQIQRKNLKDCDNLYKVLIPINTTKQDLEIHFELLESAVIHLYGIEISDGNKTEILDPKILLKDYFTNPELKIHLMEDHLFLRYQHPVPKAFFPKRITTTTKEKLWEILNSNNIDFRNLSYVHTKEIFEKEFFQNHHSKVELIEETPTKLILKTSTQEESFLVIWNLFYPSWIAKINGNETKIHNTNIIGMGIFVPKGENQIELVFSSNSLRLGLLIAGITIFLIVFFFLFLFFIKKKNIFITV